A single genomic interval of Sphaerodactylus townsendi isolate TG3544 linkage group LG08, MPM_Stown_v2.3, whole genome shotgun sequence harbors:
- the LOC125437444 gene encoding plasma membrane calcium-transporting ATPase 1-like encodes MGLRSKDAVNQIKENYGDVHKICTLLKTSPTDGIAGSQAEVALRKSVFGRNFIPPKKPLTFLELVWEALQDMTLCILEVAAIISLGLSFYRPPGRKMALCKISDAAADEAEEAEEAQWIEGAAILLSVVCVVLVTAFNDWSKEKQFRGLQHRIESDQRFTVIRAGQVIQVPVTELVVGDVAYVKYGDLLPTDGILLQGHDLKTDESSLTGESDLVKKSLTEDPMLLSGTQVMEGSGRMVVTAVGVNSQTGIILTLLGVGEDDGKTKQNDKAIKTADESPEKSEEAEGQSPEEHGAAEKKEKENEQKSSHKKEKSVLQAKLTGLAIQIGQAGLAMSILTVAVLMGSFVIKHFIIEKRIWAAECTPIYIQHMVQFFIIGVTILVVAVPEGLPLAVTISLAYSVKKMMKDNNLVRHLDACETMGNATAICSDKTGTLTMNRMTVVQAFIGGTHHKVIPLPDLIHPTTMNYLLKGISVNCAYTSKILAPEKVGGLPGHIGNKTECALLGFLVELKQDYESERTQISEDKLFKVYTFNSVRKSMSTVLKNADGSFQMFTKGASEIILDKCCSILNSSGEPVPFTQDDKDDIVTKVIVPMASEGLRTICLAFRDFSSSDSEPQWDNEDDIIKDLTYIAIVGIEDPVRPEVPDAIRKCQNAGIVVRMITGDNIDTARAIAVKCGILGPVDNFLCLDGKEFNRRIRGPDGVIKQELIDRIWPQLRVLARSSPVDKYNLVEGIINSTITKQRQVVAVTGDGTNDGPALKKADVGFAMGIAGTDVAKEASDIILTDDNFSSIVKAVMWGRNVYDSISKFLQFQLTVNIVAVVVAFTGACITQNSPLKAVQMLWVNLIMDTFASLALATEKPTEALLERKPYGRKKPLISRTMLKNILFHAFYQLVVVFGLLFAGEKWFDIESGRNEPLQAPPSQHYTIIFNTFVMMQIFNEINARKVHGERNVFKGIFTNSIFCCVVTGTLIVQIIILIISIPNKYLPCLREVDEGPPKEENIEAEQAKDSTEIDYGEQEMTRSRILWVRGLSRVHTQSQVVKAFRASLYNSIERAPNSATTI; translated from the exons ATGGGATTGCGATCCAAAGATGCAGTTAaccaaataaaagaaaattatGGAGATGTCCACAAAATCTGTACACTGCTGAAAACATCTCCCACAGATGGGATAGCAGGTTCCCAAGCAGAAGTAGCTCTCAGGAAATCTGTCTTTGGAAGGAACTTtataccccccaaaaaaccactaACGTTTTTGGAGTTAGTGTGGGAAGCACTGCAGGATATGACATTGTGTATCTTAGAAGTTGCAGCCATTATATCATTGGGACTTTCTTTTTATCGTCCACCTGGAAGAAAAATGGCACTATGTAAGATAAGTGACGCTGCAGCAGATGAAGCAGAAGAAGCTGAAGAGGCTCAATGGATAGAAGGAGCTGCAATACTTTTGTCAGTAGTTTGTGTAGTGTTGGTAACAGCTTTCAATGACTGGAGTAAAGAGAAACAATTTAGAGGGTTGCAACATCGCATTGAAAGTGACCAGAGGTTTACAGTAATCAGAGCAGGGCAGGTAATCCAAGTGCCAGTGACTGAGCTGGTCGTTGGGGATGTTGCATATGTCAAATATGGTGACCTTCTACCAACTGATGGCATTCTTCTCCAAGGACATGATCTGAAAACTGATGAGAGTTCCCTCACGGGAGAATCAGATCTTGTCAAGAAGTCTTTGACAGAGGATCCTATGTTGCTTTCAGGTACCCAAGTGATGGAGGGCTCTGGAAGAATGGTTGTCACAGCCGTAGGGGTAAACTCACAAACGGGGATTATCCTCACTTTacttggagtgggggaggatgacggaaaaacaaagcaaaacgacaaagcaattaaaacagcagatgaGTCTCCTGAGAAAAGCGAGGAAGCAGAAGGACAAAGTCCTGAGGAGCATGGAGCtgctgaaaaaaaagaaaaggaaaacgagcaaaaaagttCACACAAAAAGGAAAAGTCTGTCCTTCAAGCAAAACTCACAGGATTAGCTATTCAGATTGGCCAAGCAGGGCTGGCAATGTCTATACTCACAGTTGCTGTCCTAATGGGATCTTTTGTGattaaacattttattattgAGAAGCGTATTTGGGCTGCCGAATGCACACCAATTTATATACAACATATGGTGCAGTTCTTTATTATTGGAGTAACTATCTTGGTTGTAGCAGTGCCAGAAGGCCTTCCTCTTGCTGTCACAATCTCACTTGCCTACTCTGTGAAGAAAATGATGAAAGATAATAACCTCGTGCGACATTTGGATGCCTGTGAGACCATGGGTAATGCAACAGCTATTTGCTCAGATAAAACAGGAACTTTAACCATGAACAGAATGACAGTAGTCCAGGCCTTTATTGGCGGCACACATCACAAAGTCATTCCTTTGCCTGATTTAATTCATCCAACTACTATGAATTATCTGCTGAAAGGAATCTCTGTAAACTGTGCTTATACTTCTAAAATACTGGCTCCTGAAAAAGTTGGTGGCCTCCCCGGTCATATTGGCAATAAAACTGAATgtgctttgctgggctttcttgtgGAATTAAAACAGGATTACGAGTCTGAAAGGACCCAAATATCAGAGGATAAACTGTTTAAAGTGTACACCTTCAATTCTGTCAGGAAATCTATGAGCACAGTTTTGAAAAACGCTGATGGTAGTTTTCAAATGTTCACCAAAGGTGCTTCTGAAATAATCCTTGACAAATGCTGTAgcatattaaatagcagcggggaacCTGTACCTTTCACACAAGATGATAAGGACGACATAGTGACAAAGGTGATTGTACCAATGGCCTCCGAGGGACTCCGAACCATATGTCTGGCTTTCAGAGATTTCTCATCTTCCGATTCAGAGCCTCAGTGGGACAACGAGGATGACATTATCAAGGACTTGACATACATCGCAATTGTAGGTATTGAAGATCCAGTGAGACCTGAAGTTCCTGACGCAATAAGAAAATGCCAGAATGCTGGCATTGTCGTGCGCATGATCACCGGGGATAACATTGACACTGCTCGTGCAATAGCTGTAAAATGTGGCATCTTGGGCCCTGTGGATAACTTTCTGTGCCTGGATGGGAAAGAATTTAACCGACGAATACGGGGTCCTGATGGAGTGATTAAACAAGAGCTGATCGACCGGATCTGGCCTCAGCTTCGGGTGCTTGCAAGGTCCTCGCCGGTTGACAAATACAACTTGGTCGAAGGGATCATTAACAGCACCATCACAAAACAAAGGCAAGTGGTGGCTGTGACTGGTGACGGCACTAACGATGGGCCTGCTTTGAAAAAGGCTGATGTTGGCTTTGCGATGGGCATTGCCGGAACAGATGTAGCCAAGGAAGCTTCTGACATCATTCTCACAGACGACAACTTCTCAAGCATTGTTAAAGCAGTCATGTGGGGTAGGAACGTATATGACAGCATTTCCAAATTCCTTCAGTTTCAGCTGACTGTCAACATAGTAGCAGTAGTTGTTGCTTTTACCGGAGCATGTATCACCCAGAATTCCCCTCTGAAAGCTGTTCAGATGCTTTGGGTCAATCTCATCATGGATACATTTGCTTCCCTTGCCTTGGCCACAGAAAAGCCAACAGAAGCGCTGTTAGAACGGAAACCGTATGGTAGAAAGAAACCTCTAATCTCTCGCACCATGCTGAAAAACATTTTGTTCCATGCCTTTTATCAGCTTGTGGTTGTCTTTGGACTTCTTTTTGCAGGTGAAAAATGGTTTGATATTGAAAGTGGACGAAATGAACCCCTCCAGGCCCCACCAAGCCAACACTACACAATTATATTTAATACGTTCGTAATGATGCAGATTTTTAATGAAATTAATGCACGAAAGGTCCATGgggaaagaaatgtttttaaaggaatattCACAAATTCCATTTTCTGCTGTGTCGTCACTGGAACGTTGATTGTACAAATCATCATT CTGATCATAAGTATTCCAAACAAGTATTTGCCATGCTTGAGGGAAGTTGATGAGGGGCCTCCAAAAGAGGAAAATATTGAAGCAGAACAAGCTAAAGACTCAACAGAGATCGACTATGGTGAGCAGGAAATGACTCGAAGTCGTATTTTGTGGGTTAGGGGGCTGTCTAGGGTACATACGCAGAGCCAAGTAGTGAAGGCATTTCGTGCCTCATTATATAACAGCATTGAACGAGCACCCAATAGTGCAACAACTATCTGA